TTTGCCTCATTGAAGCATTGCCTCAAAAAACTTTATCCAATCATCCAAGTAAAATGCTTTATCGCTAATAAAACCAGCAACATAAAAAGCTATTGCAATTAACACAATCGCTATTGGTAATACCTTAATTTGTAGTGTTCTTCCCCAGTATTTGCTTAGAAAATATGTTGCTGTAATCGAGGCCAAAGCTGATAATGTTGATGAATACCAAATATTTTTTATGAAAACAACTGTAAAGGCTCCAAAAATCATTGTAAGTACTGAAAACAAAAGAACTCTATGAATTTGTTTGAAAAGTGGCCTAATATCTATTAGCATGAAGGGAATTTTGAAGCTTATTGATATGCATTTACCTGATTTTATTGCTATTGCTGTTTTCATTATGAAGTATAGTGATAGTGCATATATTGTGTATATTGCTACAAAATCTGTGTAGCTATAGGGGCCAAGGTATAGTAGAGAGCTTAGCGCTAAGGCAATAACAAACAAAGCAAATACAAATACATAAATGCTTTTAACCATTTTTATCCAAGCCCATAATCCTTTTCCAACAAATTCAAGAAATTGCTAAGTTCCTTCAAATCTTTTCCACTCCACATATTTGAATATCTCAAAACCTCATACTTTGTTACAGCTGTTTTAATTAATTGAATATTTCTGGGATTTGCCTTCACTAGTTTTGATAAGACATCTCTATGAGTATCGGAATTGTTTATAGTAACACCATGTTTTCCAGACACAAAGTGTAACACTTTCCAAAACCTGTGTAACAAAATAGTCTTCTCATCCTCTTTACCCAAAGCACTTTTCGTATCTGCAAAAACCCTTGCTCTATTTACTACAAAAAGCTTCTTCATAGCTAAAAGAATATTATGTTTCGAAAACACAATTACCACAAAAACTATAAATGTTAAAAGCGTTGATGTTGAAACAAACAATATGAACATTTGGTTGCCATACTGAAACTGCTTCTTAGCACCACTATCAACTATAACAACATCTTTAATGCTTTGACTGCTTAACCTATTCGATTCTAGAATTGTTTCAGCAAATGAAATTGCATTAGATTTTGCAACAACTTCCTCCAAAGCTTTATAATCCTTAAAATTGAGACTTAGAATTCTTGATTTTCGCACTGAAGACGAGGTTGCACCACTATCTACTCTGCTTCTACTTATATAAGATTCCTCAGCTATTCCATTGTTTCCCATACCCATGTAAGATTCCATTAACTGTTGAGATGGGGATATCATATATGGTGAAGAACCGTTTCTAAAAAATTGATTGGGTATAGAGCTAGCTCCTTTACTGCTTTCAACAATATATTGATTTGGCGATGCAATAACCTCTATGCTACTAATACTAATATTATTTGAAAGCAACACTTGCAGTGTTTGCCCAATATTAGTGCTTATACCAAGAAAAATCATGGATATGAATTCACTTGTTTTGATAGATATCTTCTCACTCTCAATCAATTCTATGAGCTTGTAAATAGCTTTCTCAAAAGTGTTTACATCTATTACATTAGAAGTTTCATTGCTTTTAGTGATGTATTGTATGTTTGAGTAACTTATTCTATAATCGAAATTGATTGGGTGATAACTCACAAAGTTTTTTATAAACATTGCCAAAACTATTGAGTCGTAAACAAGCATATCATTTAATAAATCATCAAATGTTTTTCTACTCATAGATACAGCTCCTTTGTAAAGCATTAGAATTAGTAGAAGTTTTGATGATATTCGTGCTGTGGTGTTTGCTGAAACTCCTTTTCCAGTTTCTATAACATAATCTATTAAATTAGCAATGTCAGTGTAGTTGTAGCTGCAAAACTCATATCCGTTGTAGAGATTTAGAATAAGCTTTGACAATGGCTTGTCACATCCCAAATCATTCTCCAGACTTTTCTCAGCAAATAATATTAGCAGCTTTGAAATGTCCTCTCTAGTTATGTAGAATCCTTCACCAGAAAACATTTTCAAAGCTCTAAGCTGAGCAGCTCCAATGAACAATGCTAATCTGGTATCGTTATACACCATCTGCAGTAGCTTCTTAGCAAGTGCGGCATTTACCTCGCTTGTATTGGTTAATGTTGCATTTACATTTCTAATCCATTGCTTAAGAATTTCAGAACCATACACTATTGTCGATGCTGCTTTTCCTAACTCAATGGAGTGTCTATCAATGGCCAAGACATTTAAAAAGCTAAGTGGGTAAAACACAATGAGTGTTATGATAATGCTAATGAAAATGTTTTTAGCAGGTAGACTATTCATGTAATCACATTATAGCATATTTTGCTAAAAACTAAAAATATTTTGTTGTGGTAAACAATGACGGTGTTTAGCAGAGTTGTTCAAAGAGTTGTTGAAGAGTCTTCGAAGGTGCTTGTTGATAGAGTTTCTTATGTAGAGCTAATAACGTTTTCCATTATATTTGAGGGACATGTTTTGATAGAGGGTATACCAGGTATCGCAAAAACGTTAACAGCTAAAACAATATCAAAGCTTCTAAACCTTTCCTTCTCCAGAATTCAGTGTACTGTCGATATATTGCCATCAGATATTATAGGAACTAGAGTATATAATCAGAAAACAGGTGAGTTTGAGCTTAGGCTAGGACCTATATACTCAAATGTTGTTTTAGTTGATGAGATTAACAGAGCTTCTCCAAGAGCACAATCAGCTTTGCTTGAGGCTATGCAGGAAAGGCAGATTACAATAGATGGTGAAACGGTTAAGTTGCCAAGACCATTCACAGTAATAGCAACTCAAAACCCTATAGAGTTGGAGGGCACATTTCCACTGCCAGAAGCTCAGCTTGATAGATTCTACATAAAAATTGATATGAAGAGTCTTGAAAGAGAGTCTTTGATTAAGCTTCTTAAAAAGGATTTGAGAATGATTGAAAGAGAGTTTGAGAATTTGAAGCCTATTGTTAACTCTACAGATATTGCCGAGGCTTCTAAAGAGATAGAGAGTGTTTATGTTGATGACTCAATATATGACTATATTGTGAAAATAGTTGAGTATAGCAATAAACATCCTGCTGTAAGACTTGGTGTTACACCAAGAGGTGCTCTAATGCTTCTTAACCTCACAAAGGAGTTTGCTCTTTATGATGAGAGAAAATATGTTATACCAGATGATGTTAAAAAAGCTTCTATACCAGCTTTATCACATAGAATTTTGCTAAAGCCTGAGTACATTGCCGAGGGATATAGCGCCCAGAGTGTTATACGGGAGATTTTAACTAGAGTTGAGGTGCCAAGGCCATAGACAGCAACGTTGTTGAGATTTTTCAAAAACCAACAAAATACTTCTACTTGCTTATTCTAGCAACTTTAATAGCTTTTGTTGGGTTTGGCAATCAAATACCAAGTTTCTTAGCATTGTTCATTGCATCAACAACACTAACAGTTGTTGTTGCATCACTTTCCATAGCAACTTCAGTAAAAAGTATTGTAACCAACGTTAAGATTTTGAAGCATGAGGTTAGTGGTGTTGAGAATGAGGAAATTGGTGTAGAGGTGGCTATAGAGGTTTTGTTTCCCAAAGTTTTATCCGTAGCTGGGGTAGGTCTTGAAAGCGATGCTGGTATTTCATATGTTAAACACAATGTGGTTGTTAATGATAATATGTATAAGCTTAAGGTTTTTGTGAAGGGTTATGTTGGTTTTCACAAAGTGAAAATGCTTACAATAACTTTTCGCGATATTTTCAAACTGTTTAGAGTTGTTGCAAGGATAAGATTGAGCAATCCAGTAACTGTGCAAATAGTTCCAATGAAAAAGCCTAGCAGATTCAAAATGGATATTGTAATGCCATCGGAAATTGTTTACGAGGCTTTCACATCTAGAAGAAGAGGTATGGGAATCAATATTCTTGGTGTTAGAGAGTATGTTGCTGGTGATGATTTTAGAAGAATAGCTTGGAAGGCAACAGCCAAGGCAAGACGTTTAATGGTTAAAGAGTTTGAGGGCATGTCTTTTAAAAACATAGTTATTGTTGCGTCTATCCATTATGGGCATTTCATCGGCGATCCACCGCCTGTTAGCTACATAGCAAGTGCAATACTAAGCATTGTTTCAGTTGCTTGTGAGAGAAATATGGGTGTTAGACTTGGTGTTGCAACAGAGGATAGCATTAAGATTAGTGATTTTGTTGTGAGAAAAGGTGCTGAAAACATATACTCGCTTTTCTCCTTGATTGAGTGGCCAGAGACTTTGGCTGAGCCTAGAGGCTATTCTAGCAGCAATAGAATTGTGAGATGGTTTGTTAAGCAAATAGTTTTTGATACTTGTAGAGAGCCATGTATTGTAGCATTGTTTATTGATCCAATGGATGATCTAGATGTTGAGAATATTGTAAAACTACACGAGGAGTTGAGGATTTATGGACACGAGCTAAAGGTTTTCTTAACACCTTCAACACTACTAAGATTTCTATTCAACAAAAGATTATCTACTCAGGAACTAAACAATGTTATGAGAGAGGTTACAAGAAGTGGTTTCATAGCTAGAAAAATTCATAGAGTTTTAGGTGTTTATGCACCAAGTGAATATGTTGTTTAATGAGTAATTCACTATTTATTTAAATCCTGGTGGTCTTACCCTCAAAACCTCTCTATTGACTAGTGTTGGCGGCTCTCTCCCTTCGTAGAACGCTATTAGGTTTTCCGCAACTAGTTCAGCCATTGCATGTCTAGCTTCATATGTTGCAGAACCTATGTGTGGTACTAGCACAACGTTTTTGAATGATGTTAGTGGGTGGTTTGGTGGAAGAGGCTCTTGCTCAAAAACATCTAGACCTGCACCAGCAATCCAACCCTCAGTCAATGCCTTGACCAATGCATTTGTATCTATTATAGCACCCCTCGCTGTGTTTACCAATATTGCTGTTTTCTTCATTTTCTTTAGCCTTTCCTCATTGATCATGTGATGTGTTTCCTTTGTTAATGGAACATGTATTGAAACAACATCAGCTTCTTGAAGAAGTGTGTCAAGATCTCTGTACTCTGCCCCAAGAGCCTTCTCCAAATCAACATTTCTTTTCACATCATAGTAAATAATTTTCATGCCAAAAGCCTTTCCAATTTCAGCAACTCTAGACCCTATTCTCCCAAGCCCAACAACTCCAAGTGTTTTACCCTTCAACTCTGCACCAAGCATCATATGTGGATGCCAACCTGTTCTAGTTCTCCACCACTCACCCCACCTAACAAAAACATCAGACTCAACAATTCTTCTAGCAACAGCCAATATCAAAGCCCATGTAAGCTCAGCAGTAGCCTCAGTCAAAACACCAGGAGTATTAGTAACATATATACCCAGATTAGTAGCACACTCAACATCTATATTATCATAGCCAACAGCATACTGAGCAACAATTCTCAACCTCTTAGCCTGCTTAAGAAGATTACAATCAATTCTATCACTCAACAAAGACACTAAAGCATCAACCTCCCTAGCCTTCTCCAAAAGCACATCATATGGCGGTGGCTGATACCTATCCCAAACCTCAACATCATAATACCTCCCAAGCTTTTCTATCACATCAGGAAACAGTTCCCTTGTAACAAAAACTCTTGGCTTCATATATCACAACCTCTTTCAACATACTACAATTTGCTACAATTCGGTGCTCTTTAAAAGCTTTAATTAGCAACAAAAACTGGAATTGCATATAACTAAATCTTTGGGCTGTGGTACTTGGATTATAGAAATGATCATTTGATTAATTATTTTAAATTACAGTTCGTT
The window above is part of the Ignisphaera cupida genome. Proteins encoded here:
- a CDS encoding AAA family ATPase, which codes for MTVFSRVVQRVVEESSKVLVDRVSYVELITFSIIFEGHVLIEGIPGIAKTLTAKTISKLLNLSFSRIQCTVDILPSDIIGTRVYNQKTGEFELRLGPIYSNVVLVDEINRASPRAQSALLEAMQERQITIDGETVKLPRPFTVIATQNPIELEGTFPLPEAQLDRFYIKIDMKSLERESLIKLLKKDLRMIEREFENLKPIVNSTDIAEASKEIESVYVDDSIYDYIVKIVEYSNKHPAVRLGVTPRGALMLLNLTKEFALYDERKYVIPDDVKKASIPALSHRILLKPEYIAEGYSAQSVIREILTRVEVPRP
- a CDS encoding DUF58 domain-containing protein; this translates as MLILATLIAFVGFGNQIPSFLALFIASTTLTVVVASLSIATSVKSIVTNVKILKHEVSGVENEEIGVEVAIEVLFPKVLSVAGVGLESDAGISYVKHNVVVNDNMYKLKVFVKGYVGFHKVKMLTITFRDIFKLFRVVARIRLSNPVTVQIVPMKKPSRFKMDIVMPSEIVYEAFTSRRRGMGINILGVREYVAGDDFRRIAWKATAKARRLMVKEFEGMSFKNIVIVASIHYGHFIGDPPPVSYIASAILSIVSVACERNMGVRLGVATEDSIKISDFVVRKGAENIYSLFSLIEWPETLAEPRGYSSSNRIVRWFVKQIVFDTCREPCIVALFIDPMDDLDVENIVKLHEELRIYGHELKVFLTPSTLLRFLFNKRLSTQELNNVMREVTRSGFIARKIHRVLGVYAPSEYVV
- the gyaR gene encoding glyoxylate reductase, translated to MKPRVFVTRELFPDVIEKLGRYYDVEVWDRYQPPPYDVLLEKAREVDALVSLLSDRIDCNLLKQAKRLRIVAQYAVGYDNIDVECATNLGIYVTNTPGVLTEATAELTWALILAVARRIVESDVFVRWGEWWRTRTGWHPHMMLGAELKGKTLGVVGLGRIGSRVAEIGKAFGMKIIYYDVKRNVDLEKALGAEYRDLDTLLQEADVVSIHVPLTKETHHMINEERLKKMKKTAILVNTARGAIIDTNALVKALTEGWIAGAGLDVFEQEPLPPNHPLTSFKNVVLVPHIGSATYEARHAMAELVAENLIAFYEGREPPTLVNREVLRVRPPGFK